From one Lycorma delicatula isolate Av1 chromosome 2, ASM4794821v1, whole genome shotgun sequence genomic stretch:
- the LOC142320535 gene encoding uncharacterized protein LOC142320535, protein MDSYELDIDAPSNVTEDQNSVTVDSEITENETAQEHSSFHCSLKLLHHACKCKDGTCCVRYCEKIKRIILHARICIRVDNCINCKQFILMFREHFEHCKKTECPVPLGRKDLERFSWKISSSKQLKLKMKKHKLKLMKLRQEQRRLSHKLTIINALQSADDSFLINAVNFGTSIHNFSPQNPELPIEVDLPQLVQDVQQAQASAGMLNVSYNLNPNRPTEIYNEIEVPSSEDNIPQLLPNSEQSSVRAIEQTSVANINYADQLPTPPQQNVEGLQRILLVVRNPDNSEQHSEVMGVLKSNPRLMVGVIKHDHPLLEDQQLQQETNVSSGSDHLEVPYAVQPENRGWIEL, encoded by the exons ATGGACTCATATGAATTGGATATTGATGCACCTTCAAATGTCACTGAAGATCAAAACTCTGTTACGGTAGATTCTGAGATTACTGAAAAtgag actgCTCAAGAACATTCCTCATTCCATTGTAGTCTGAAGTTACTTCACCATGCTTGTAAATGTAAAGATGGAACTTGTTGTGTGCGTTACTGTGAAAAGATAAAAAGGATCATTTTGCATGCTAGGATTTGTATAAGAGTAGATAACTGTATCAACTGCAagcagtttattttaatgttcagaGAGCATTTTGAACATTGCAAG aaaactgaATGTCCAGTTCCACTTGGACGGAAAGATTTAGAAAGATTTAGTTGGAAGATATCTAGCTCTaaacaactgaaattaaaaatgaaaaaacataagcTGAAATTAATGAAGCTACGTCAAGAACAACGTCGTCTTAGCCACAAACTGACTATAATAAATGCATTACAATCTGCTGATGATTCATtccttattaatgcagttaatttTGGTACTTCCATTCATAATTTTTCTCCACAGAATCCTGAGTTGCCTATAGAGGTTGATTTACCACAATTAGTCCAAGATGTTCAACAAGCTCAGGCTTCAGCTGGGATGTTGAACGTATCATATAATCTTAATCCAAACCGGCctactgaaatttataatgaaattgaagTTCCATCTTCAGAAGACAACATTCCTCAGTTACTACCAAATTCTGAACAAAGTTCAGTGAGGGCAATTGAACAGACTTCAGTAGCAAATATTAATTATGCTGACCAGTTGCCAACACCTCCTCAACAGAATGTTGAAGGCTTACAAAGAATATTACTGGTTGTAAGAAATCCTGATAACTCTGAACAGCATTCTGAAGTTATGGGCGTTTTGAAAAGTAATCCACGTTTAATGGTTGGAGTCATTAAACACGACCATCCACTACTTGAAGACCAGCAGCTGCAACAAGAAACTAATGTTTCAAGTGGATCTGATCATTTAGAAGTACCATATGCTGTACAACCTGAAAATCGTGGATGGATAGAGCTCTGa